One Deinococcus grandis DNA window includes the following coding sequences:
- a CDS encoding DUF11 domain-containing protein: MQPDFKRIATTLSALLAVSVPAGAQDISTSLPLTTVGDRLMWTVGDQDLNLEVPLDGPVRLELYSPRLDQSDYRADTYYGDEQYDANRSQVATTFTVLREDGITLLQRTFTPGQHDWETLLDQDLPAGRYRIRAATSGNGKNTFAIRLAGISAEVNADQISVNVHSREWVPAVNVTTDGRTHTLRMYDGDGPQELQARLRDTEGNLYPLQVSADLAYTDLPLPARAGTYTVELRQPATARQFSNTVGFGLIRAGSPAPITVARVDQTGLLGVTAELILPGETRPTTAQVTVGKTPVTVNGSFERRVVAGTYPITAAPVPGAQVSVSGDITVPRDGRGDTRVQIRPDVSLDLQTDKLEVCQGDTVTLRARAATDFQGDLPLNLSLDVPGLGDRQEKTGTLNAATPGELSFTATATRPGPLTVTARLAPWNLERQVQITVLADSSALQLQRTAPGAASVGDEITLGLTLRNTGDQPVTYRVRDDLPAGLEATGSTEFTGVLAPGETRTLTHTARVTQPGTHTLTARVGTDRCAATQTTSAQIQVQAPQPEDPTPAPQAQRSSSVTLPFDAPAQASELVIAHALPTGAQYVPGSARLNGQPLADPLRGPSGTLYWTLPGAAQRAGTAVPGTITYDLSHTGTLGELPAPALLARYKGERSEVLQGRVDDADLRAARPLGSAQTTLSENPGAIKFPLQGSLIRIRDRINITVEVPQGAAQPLTVNGQVVSEDRVGETTTDPTRGVRRLTYVGIPLRAGLNTLQLGADTVTVQLVGTTARTEITPVTLTADGATPIRLKIRTLDASGNPTGQASVTLTSNLEPLAPDANPGESGYQVHLDNGEGELVLQPQSAPTTLKLRVQQGQDILTRSFDIRPDDSRVGVGMISATLGLDGNLNLSDDLTWQARASLETPLAGGKLYVAADKDGLPTEQDTLKRFAAFGDASIQSTPLQGIDPVAARYDHPTLRAEYRRSSLPIDVLPVGEQLTALTVTSKSNPQLSGFVALVPEDRAQDTLTPEGTRLLRLSRGNVAEGSETLVVQTLERDTGKLLAQQTLARNVDYILDTRTGIITLARALDDTDPSLNDIRVQATYRLNNPLDQRQLAYGAQIKYQAGQATIGAAAISLDGTVTAGARATYDNGTTRTDGLLAYSGGLQASADLSTTLGRSTVQARIRYQDGQYRGLAPIAPGLNANASVTTQHTTSLSSSVQTEYHNTLGTAAKDTQGGSVTARADYRLAPFSVGAGVKYAYGDQYGLGAVLSAGYHNAPVDVDITHTQPLAGAAGGNLDPITTVATRYAITDTITLGVTDEINWKTGQRAILTLDSRLGSTNYQVAYDLPTAGGQGNRARFGVTTTVALSDQLTAGLRGSATYAITTREPQLGAGVDLNYKTQTLSATTGTDLTYSNKGFGVVLRGGVSGSLGDHLTLTADGLVEFGAGKNGQRAAIGFAYRNRTFNALGSARYVNGTLAGNQPELSSNLAVEYRQPTWAVRAGLDTRTLLNDPGSFTAQLGLSGTYYLTDRIGIGAWGRALTQPGSGTTQYGYGLEASVRALPGTWITAGYNPQGFTGIGNTYTRQGAYLRLDLTLDDTVGK; the protein is encoded by the coding sequence GTGCAACCGGACTTCAAGCGCATCGCCACGACCCTCTCGGCCCTGCTGGCCGTGAGCGTCCCAGCCGGCGCACAGGACATCAGCACCAGCCTGCCCCTCACCACCGTCGGCGACCGCCTGATGTGGACCGTGGGCGACCAGGACCTGAACCTGGAAGTCCCGCTGGACGGCCCCGTGCGGCTCGAACTGTACAGCCCGCGCCTCGACCAGAGCGACTACCGCGCCGACACCTACTACGGTGACGAGCAGTACGACGCCAACCGCAGCCAGGTCGCCACCACCTTCACCGTGCTGCGCGAGGACGGCATCACCCTGCTGCAGCGGACCTTCACGCCCGGCCAGCACGACTGGGAAACCCTGCTCGACCAGGACCTCCCCGCCGGGCGATACCGCATCCGCGCCGCCACCAGCGGCAACGGCAAGAACACCTTCGCGATCCGCCTCGCGGGCATCAGCGCCGAAGTGAACGCCGACCAGATCAGCGTCAACGTCCACTCCCGCGAGTGGGTCCCGGCCGTGAACGTCACCACCGACGGCCGCACCCACACCCTGCGCATGTACGACGGCGACGGCCCCCAGGAGCTCCAGGCCCGCCTGCGCGACACCGAAGGCAACCTCTACCCCCTGCAGGTCAGCGCCGACCTGGCCTACACCGACCTGCCCCTGCCCGCCCGGGCCGGAACCTACACCGTCGAACTGCGCCAGCCGGCCACCGCCCGCCAGTTCAGCAACACCGTCGGCTTCGGCCTGATCCGCGCCGGGAGCCCCGCGCCCATCACCGTCGCCCGCGTCGACCAGACCGGCCTGCTGGGCGTCACCGCCGAACTGATCCTCCCCGGCGAGACCCGCCCCACCACCGCGCAGGTCACCGTCGGTAAGACCCCCGTGACGGTGAACGGCAGCTTCGAGCGCCGCGTCGTCGCCGGAACGTACCCCATCACCGCCGCGCCCGTCCCCGGCGCGCAGGTCAGCGTCAGCGGCGACATCACCGTCCCCCGCGACGGCCGGGGCGACACCCGCGTCCAGATCCGCCCCGACGTGAGCCTCGACCTGCAGACCGACAAGCTCGAGGTCTGCCAGGGCGACACCGTCACCCTGCGCGCCCGCGCGGCCACCGACTTCCAGGGCGACCTGCCCCTGAACCTCAGCCTGGACGTCCCCGGACTCGGCGATCGCCAGGAGAAGACCGGCACCCTGAACGCCGCGACCCCCGGCGAACTGAGCTTCACGGCCACCGCCACCCGCCCCGGCCCGCTGACCGTCACCGCCCGCCTGGCCCCCTGGAACCTGGAACGCCAGGTGCAGATCACCGTCCTGGCCGACAGCAGCGCCCTGCAACTGCAACGGACCGCCCCGGGCGCGGCCAGCGTCGGCGACGAGATCACTCTGGGCCTCACGCTGCGCAACACGGGGGACCAGCCCGTCACGTACCGCGTGCGCGACGACCTGCCCGCCGGACTCGAGGCGACCGGCAGCACCGAATTCACCGGCGTCCTCGCCCCCGGCGAGACCCGCACCCTGACCCACACCGCCCGCGTCACGCAGCCCGGCACGCACACCCTGACCGCCCGCGTCGGCACCGACCGCTGCGCCGCCACCCAGACGACCTCCGCGCAGATCCAGGTCCAGGCACCCCAGCCTGAAGACCCCACGCCCGCCCCGCAGGCCCAGCGCAGCAGCAGCGTCACCCTGCCCTTCGACGCGCCCGCCCAGGCCAGCGAACTCGTGATCGCCCACGCACTCCCCACCGGCGCGCAGTACGTGCCCGGCAGCGCCCGCCTGAACGGCCAGCCGCTCGCCGACCCGCTGCGCGGCCCCAGCGGCACCCTGTACTGGACCCTGCCCGGCGCCGCCCAGCGCGCAGGCACCGCCGTGCCCGGCACCATCACCTACGACCTGAGCCACACCGGCACCCTGGGCGAACTGCCCGCCCCCGCCCTGCTCGCCCGCTACAAGGGTGAACGCAGCGAGGTCCTCCAGGGCCGCGTGGACGACGCCGACCTGCGCGCCGCCCGCCCCCTGGGCAGCGCCCAGACCACCCTGAGCGAGAACCCGGGCGCCATCAAGTTCCCCCTGCAGGGCAGCCTGATCCGCATCCGCGACCGCATCAACATCACCGTCGAAGTGCCCCAGGGCGCCGCGCAACCCCTGACCGTCAACGGCCAGGTCGTCAGCGAGGACCGCGTCGGCGAGACCACCACCGACCCCACCCGCGGCGTGCGCCGCCTCACCTACGTCGGCATTCCCCTCCGGGCGGGCCTGAACACCCTGCAACTCGGCGCGGACACCGTCACCGTGCAACTGGTCGGCACCACCGCCCGCACCGAGATCACCCCCGTCACCCTGACCGCCGACGGCGCCACCCCCATCCGCCTGAAGATCCGCACCCTGGACGCCAGCGGCAACCCCACCGGACAGGCCAGCGTCACCCTGACCAGCAACCTCGAACCCCTCGCGCCCGACGCCAACCCCGGCGAGAGCGGCTACCAGGTGCACCTGGACAACGGTGAAGGCGAACTGGTCCTGCAACCCCAGTCCGCCCCCACCACCCTGAAACTCCGGGTGCAGCAGGGCCAGGACATCCTGACCCGCAGCTTCGACATCCGCCCCGACGACAGCCGCGTCGGCGTCGGCATGATCAGCGCCACCCTGGGCCTCGACGGGAACCTGAACCTGAGTGACGACCTGACCTGGCAGGCCCGCGCCAGCCTGGAAACGCCCCTCGCCGGCGGCAAACTGTACGTCGCCGCCGACAAGGACGGCCTGCCCACCGAACAGGACACCCTCAAACGCTTCGCGGCCTTCGGGGACGCCAGCATCCAGAGCACCCCGCTGCAGGGTATCGACCCGGTCGCCGCCCGCTACGACCACCCCACCCTGCGCGCCGAGTACCGCCGCAGCAGCCTGCCCATCGACGTGCTGCCCGTCGGCGAACAGCTGACCGCCCTGACCGTCACCAGCAAGAGCAACCCCCAGCTCAGCGGCTTCGTCGCCCTGGTCCCCGAGGACCGCGCCCAGGACACCCTGACCCCCGAAGGCACCCGCCTGCTGCGCCTGAGCCGCGGCAACGTCGCCGAGGGCAGCGAAACCCTGGTCGTCCAGACCCTGGAACGCGACACCGGCAAACTGCTCGCCCAGCAGACCCTGGCCCGCAACGTCGACTACATCCTCGACACCCGCACCGGCATCATCACCCTGGCCCGCGCCCTGGACGACACCGACCCCAGCCTGAACGACATCCGCGTGCAGGCCACCTACCGCCTGAACAACCCCCTCGACCAGCGCCAGCTCGCCTACGGCGCCCAGATCAAATACCAGGCCGGACAGGCCACCATCGGCGCCGCCGCCATCAGCCTCGACGGGACCGTCACCGCCGGCGCCCGCGCCACCTACGACAACGGCACCACCCGCACCGACGGCCTCCTCGCGTACTCCGGCGGCCTCCAGGCCAGCGCCGACCTCAGCACCACCCTGGGCCGCAGCACCGTCCAGGCCCGCATCCGCTACCAGGACGGCCAGTACCGCGGCCTCGCGCCCATCGCGCCCGGCCTGAACGCCAACGCCAGCGTCACCACCCAGCACACCACCAGCCTCAGCAGCAGCGTCCAGACCGAATACCACAACACCCTCGGCACCGCCGCCAAGGACACCCAGGGCGGCAGCGTCACCGCCCGCGCCGACTACCGCCTCGCGCCCTTCAGCGTCGGCGCCGGCGTCAAGTACGCCTACGGCGACCAGTACGGCCTCGGCGCCGTCCTCAGCGCCGGGTACCACAACGCCCCCGTCGACGTGGACATCACCCACACCCAGCCCCTCGCGGGCGCCGCCGGCGGCAACCTCGACCCCATCACCACCGTCGCCACCCGCTACGCCATCACCGACACCATCACCCTCGGCGTCACCGACGAGATCAACTGGAAGACCGGCCAGCGCGCCATCCTCACCCTCGACAGCCGCCTGGGCAGCACCAACTACCAGGTCGCCTACGATCTCCCCACCGCAGGCGGCCAGGGCAACCGCGCCCGCTTCGGCGTCACCACCACCGTCGCCCTGAGCGACCAGCTCACCGCGGGCCTACGCGGCAGCGCCACCTACGCCATCACCACCCGCGAACCCCAGCTCGGCGCCGGGGTCGACCTGAACTACAAGACCCAGACCCTCAGCGCCACCACCGGCACCGACCTCACCTACAGCAACAAGGGCTTCGGCGTCGTCCTGCGCGGCGGCGTCAGCGGCAGCCTGGGCGACCACCTGACCCTCACCGCCGACGGCCTCGTCGAATTCGGCGCCGGCAAGAACGGCCAGCGCGCCGCCATCGGCTTCGCGTACCGCAACCGCACCTTCAACGCCCTCGGCAGCGCCCGCTACGTCAACGGCACCCTGGCCGGCAACCAGCCCGAACTCAGCAGCAACCTCGCCGTCGAATACCGCCAGCCCACCTGGGCCGTCCGCGCCGGACTCGACACCCGCACCCTCCTGAACGACCCCGGCAGCTTCACCGCGCAACTCGGCCTGAGCGGCACCTACTACCTCACCGACCGCATCGGCATCGGCGCCTGGGGCCGCGCCCTCACCCAGCCCGGCAGCGGCACCACCCAGTACGGCTACGGCCTCGAAGCCAGCGTCCGCGCCCTGCCCGGCACCTGGATCACCGCCGGGTACAACCCCCAGGGCTTCACCGGCATCGGCAACACCTACACCCGCCAGGGCGCCTACCTGCGCCTCGACCTGACCCTCGACGACACCGTGGGCAAGTAA
- a CDS encoding DUF11 domain-containing protein: protein MPAGATIVKALLYWAASANRTGDTTTTLGTVNNDTTVTFDGQTVNAGTTYFDSAPLPNATAPTNYNSFFSNVADITGYIGSLANPNKTYAMTDLTIQTANVGTIGTTPATQTSGHCANATVLGGWGMYIIYETPTETYKNMVIYEGFDRSQNELTTRTVNGLIVPSVFEAKTSVLAWEGDETLNINTSTNVAETLSFGSGQAPSLINNIFNVGGAASGPRQGIFNSTISTGLSSGTTATATGRDDTYGVDFDTFDVTSKTTAGASSATLNIQGSQDLFYISSVPLLITSGVADLSLTKTVSSATPIQGSTVTYTVTLRNDGPDPASGPAVPTENVQVRDVLPAGLTLVSSSAATGTYDSATGIWSVPSPVIGATTTLTITATVTGTGTITNVAEIVSSPQPDSDSKTNNGITTEDDYASVPLVVSPPRLNVSKSFSPTTVSAGGVTALTITVTNPYPFATSALAVTDNIAATMGLSLPLPLRVTANSCAGTIVTGTGNTVLTTGGAAIESNDGAIRLTGGSIPANGSCSVTVNVTVTDAAATTRTNTIPAANVTGTVNGQATTGAAPATASLTTTASAAGAAYTCDARFYQIRQDTSTLLSNLYLLDRNNLGTGGAAQWSTGFGPGLNALAFNKGDGYFYALNITPFTTGAPFRLYRLGRSGAVEVFNTTIPTGGSIASAAVDSTGVMYVHKLAQETPMYRIQLPIAPGGAISMLGTLTLSQALPIFDLAFNPVDNLLYGVYTPGGVMEINPTTGASVLRGTFPAFTTTNAIGSAFFDVSGTLYAYQNGGTYGTINLTTGTFTTLTTGSVAAQSDGASCVFPDNRIDTVKSVGAVTAVSALVFDVPYTVTVKNTGTVSNPNVQVTEDLNRTFTTGTPTLSIVAGPTVTSGAVTASSSFNGTTSTALLTGTNTMAAGASATVTFTVRVTYPNQASVPASGSVLNNTVYASTTGSSNPGYTFVGGVPIPPVDLLATDTSTNGSTPPATANGDTATPTPVTLPDVADLAIDKSGPVAVGSGGTVSYTIRVWNNGPSSVTGATVTDSLPSGFTVTGISCAATGTATCGTQSFTASSVSITTGTLSLDTNTANAAPDGNFLTYTLTGTAPASGLLSNTASVAAPAGTTDPTAANNTSTAAVTRVVDAVNDATVNLAFGTGGTVTVLGNDTVGGAAATTANVAVTVQNAGGITGLTVNASGQLVVPAGTPAGSYTVTYQICDATVTTACDAATVTVNVGAASADLTITKTGPAFAKPGETITYTLTVTNAGPNPATGVTVSDTLPTGLTYVSSAPAATVSGQTLSWTLGTLAASASQTITVTATAPVEATLLSTPATRTLTNTASVSSATTDPTPANNTATAVTRMVAAKLTKSVRNVTQNTTFGTSGGGLPGEVLEYCIAFENISGAPLPNFVVTDHVPGTTNAQTGGYDAEEASAATGFGMKLTRGTTTPTTSYFTSAADTDDGALSSSGGSFGRGTMTVNLGALAVGDQGSVCFRTAIR from the coding sequence GTGCCAGCGGGTGCCACGATCGTCAAGGCACTGCTGTACTGGGCGGCCTCTGCCAACCGAACAGGCGACACGACCACCACGCTGGGCACCGTCAACAATGACACGACTGTCACGTTTGACGGGCAGACCGTCAATGCGGGGACGACCTACTTCGATAGCGCCCCTCTTCCCAATGCGACCGCGCCTACCAACTACAACAGCTTCTTCTCCAACGTCGCCGACATCACGGGCTACATCGGTTCGCTGGCCAATCCTAACAAGACGTACGCCATGACGGACCTGACCATTCAGACGGCCAACGTGGGTACGATCGGGACCACCCCTGCGACCCAGACATCCGGCCACTGCGCCAACGCCACGGTGCTGGGTGGCTGGGGCATGTACATCATCTACGAAACCCCGACCGAAACGTACAAGAACATGGTCATCTACGAGGGTTTCGACCGTAGCCAGAACGAACTGACCACCCGCACCGTCAACGGACTGATCGTTCCCAGCGTCTTCGAGGCCAAAACGTCTGTCCTGGCCTGGGAAGGCGACGAAACCCTGAACATCAACACCTCGACCAACGTTGCCGAGACACTCAGCTTCGGATCTGGACAGGCGCCCTCACTCATCAACAACATCTTCAACGTGGGTGGTGCCGCGAGTGGTCCCCGGCAGGGGATCTTCAACAGCACCATCAGTACCGGCCTCAGCTCCGGGACCACCGCCACCGCGACCGGACGGGACGACACCTACGGCGTGGACTTCGACACCTTCGACGTGACCAGCAAAACGACAGCCGGGGCCTCGTCGGCCACCCTGAACATCCAGGGCAGCCAGGATTTGTTCTACATCAGCAGCGTACCCCTGCTGATCACCAGCGGCGTCGCCGACCTGTCACTCACCAAGACCGTCAGCAGCGCCACACCCATTCAGGGCAGCACCGTCACGTACACCGTCACACTGCGCAACGATGGACCTGATCCCGCCTCTGGTCCTGCGGTGCCCACGGAGAACGTGCAGGTGCGGGACGTCCTGCCTGCTGGCCTGACCCTTGTCAGTTCCTCGGCCGCCACCGGCACATACGATTCTGCCACGGGAATCTGGAGCGTCCCCAGTCCGGTCATCGGCGCCACGACCACCCTGACGATCACCGCGACCGTCACAGGAACCGGTACGATCACCAACGTCGCAGAGATCGTCTCGTCCCCCCAGCCGGACAGCGACTCGAAAACCAACAACGGCATTACCACCGAAGACGATTACGCCAGCGTGCCACTGGTGGTCTCGCCACCACGCCTGAACGTCAGCAAGTCCTTCTCGCCCACCACCGTTTCTGCGGGCGGCGTGACGGCCCTGACCATCACGGTCACCAACCCGTATCCGTTCGCCACGAGTGCCCTGGCTGTCACGGACAACATCGCGGCCACCATGGGCCTGAGCCTGCCGTTGCCGCTGCGGGTCACGGCAAACTCCTGCGCGGGCACTATTGTCACGGGGACTGGCAACACGGTCCTGACGACCGGTGGCGCGGCCATCGAAAGCAATGACGGGGCCATCCGCCTCACGGGTGGCAGCATCCCTGCGAACGGGTCGTGCAGTGTGACCGTGAACGTCACCGTGACGGACGCTGCCGCCACCACCCGCACGAACACCATTCCCGCCGCGAACGTGACCGGCACCGTGAACGGACAGGCCACCACGGGCGCCGCGCCCGCCACGGCCAGCCTGACCACGACCGCCAGTGCGGCGGGCGCCGCCTACACCTGTGACGCGCGCTTCTACCAGATCCGTCAGGACACCAGCACGCTGCTGTCGAACCTGTACCTGCTGGACCGCAATAACCTGGGAACGGGCGGCGCGGCCCAGTGGAGCACGGGTTTCGGCCCTGGCCTGAACGCCCTGGCGTTCAACAAGGGTGACGGGTACTTCTATGCGCTGAACATCACGCCCTTCACGACCGGAGCGCCGTTCCGCCTGTACCGTCTGGGCCGGAGCGGCGCGGTCGAGGTGTTCAACACGACCATTCCCACTGGCGGCAGCATCGCCTCGGCCGCCGTGGATTCCACCGGCGTGATGTACGTTCACAAGCTGGCGCAGGAGACGCCGATGTACCGCATTCAGCTGCCGATCGCGCCCGGCGGCGCCATCAGCATGCTGGGCACCCTGACGCTGTCGCAGGCGCTTCCGATCTTCGACCTGGCGTTCAACCCGGTTGACAACCTGCTGTACGGTGTGTACACGCCGGGTGGCGTGATGGAAATCAACCCCACGACCGGCGCTTCCGTGCTGCGCGGCACCTTCCCGGCATTCACGACCACCAACGCCATCGGCAGCGCGTTCTTCGACGTCAGTGGCACCCTGTACGCCTACCAGAACGGCGGCACCTACGGCACCATCAACCTGACCACCGGGACATTCACGACCCTGACAACCGGGTCGGTGGCCGCGCAGTCCGACGGGGCGTCCTGCGTGTTCCCGGATAACCGTATAGACACCGTGAAATCCGTGGGCGCCGTGACGGCTGTCAGCGCCCTGGTGTTCGACGTGCCGTACACGGTGACCGTCAAGAACACCGGTACGGTCAGCAACCCGAACGTGCAGGTGACTGAGGACCTGAACCGCACCTTCACGACGGGGACGCCGACCCTGAGCATTGTGGCTGGACCGACCGTCACGAGCGGCGCCGTCACGGCGAGCAGTTCGTTTAACGGCACCACGAGCACTGCCCTGCTGACGGGCACGAACACCATGGCGGCCGGGGCCAGCGCCACCGTGACCTTCACGGTGCGGGTCACGTACCCCAACCAGGCGAGCGTGCCTGCCAGCGGCAGCGTCCTGAACAACACCGTGTACGCCAGCACGACCGGCAGCAGCAACCCTGGCTACACCTTCGTGGGCGGCGTGCCGATTCCTCCGGTGGACCTGCTGGCGACCGACACCTCGACGAACGGCAGCACCCCGCCTGCCACTGCAAACGGTGACACGGCCACCCCCACGCCTGTCACACTGCCCGACGTGGCCGACCTGGCGATCGACAAGAGCGGCCCGGTCGCGGTGGGGAGCGGCGGGACGGTCAGCTACACCATCCGCGTGTGGAACAACGGCCCCAGCAGCGTCACGGGCGCCACCGTCACCGACAGCCTGCCCAGCGGCTTCACCGTGACCGGCATCAGCTGCGCCGCGACCGGCACCGCCACCTGCGGCACCCAGAGCTTCACGGCCAGCAGCGTCAGCATCACGACCGGCACGCTGAGCCTGGACACGAACACGGCCAATGCTGCGCCGGACGGCAACTTCCTGACGTACACCCTGACCGGTACCGCGCCCGCCAGCGGCCTGCTCAGCAACACCGCCAGCGTCGCCGCGCCCGCCGGGACGACCGACCCGACCGCCGCGAACAACACCAGTACCGCCGCCGTCACCCGCGTGGTGGACGCCGTGAACGACGCCACCGTGAACCTCGCGTTCGGGACGGGCGGCACCGTGACCGTCCTGGGCAACGACACCGTCGGTGGCGCGGCCGCCACCACGGCGAATGTCGCCGTGACCGTGCAGAACGCCGGTGGGATCACGGGCCTGACCGTGAACGCCAGCGGGCAGCTGGTCGTGCCCGCCGGGACGCCCGCCGGGTCGTACACCGTCACGTACCAGATCTGCGACGCGACCGTCACGACCGCCTGCGACGCGGCCACCGTCACGGTCAACGTGGGAGCGGCCTCTGCCGACCTGACCATCACGAAGACCGGACCGGCCTTCGCGAAGCCCGGCGAGACCATCACGTACACCCTGACCGTCACGAACGCCGGTCCGAACCCCGCGACGGGCGTCACCGTGAGCGACACGCTGCCCACGGGCCTCACGTACGTGAGCAGCGCCCCCGCCGCGACGGTCAGCGGACAGACGCTCAGCTGGACGCTGGGCACCCTGGCGGCCAGCGCCTCGCAGACCATCACCGTGACCGCCACCGCCCCGGTCGAGGCGACGCTGCTGAGCACGCCCGCCACGCGGACCCTGACGAACACCGCGTCCGTCAGCAGCGCCACCACCGACCCCACCCCCGCGAACAACACCGCCACCGCCGTCACGCGGATGGTCGCCGCGAAACTCACGAAGTCCGTGCGGAACGTCACGCAGAACACCACCTTCGGCACGTCCGGCGGCGGCCTGCCCGGCGAGGTTCTCGAGTACTGCATCGCCTTCGAGAACATCAGCGGCGCGCCCCTGCCGAACTTCGTGGTGACCGACCACGTGCCCGGCACCACGAACGCCCAGACCGGCGGGTACGACGCCGAGGAAGCGAGTGCGGCCACCGGCTTCGGGATGAAGCTCACGCGCGGGACGACCACGCCGACCACCTCGTACTTCACGAGCGCGGCCGACACGGACGACGGCGCCCTGAGCAGCAGTGGCGGGTCGTTCGGGCGCGGCACGATGACCGTGAACCTGGGCGCCCTGGCCGTGGGCGATCAGGGCAGCGTGTGCTTCCGCACCGCCATCCGCTGA